One genomic segment of Clostridium estertheticum subsp. estertheticum includes these proteins:
- a CDS encoding ArsR/SmtB family transcription factor, which yields MIKENTDLLEESYRIADLFKVFGNTTRIRILHYLFLEESSVGDLAMALEMSHSAISHQLRVIKESRLIKSRREGKFIIYFLADNHVRAIISQGIEHIEE from the coding sequence TTGATAAAAGAAAATACAGATTTATTAGAAGAATCCTATCGCATCGCAGATTTATTCAAAGTATTTGGAAATACTACTAGGATAAGGATACTACATTATCTTTTTCTAGAAGAAAGTTCTGTGGGTGATTTGGCAATGGCTCTTGAAATGAGCCATTCAGCCATATCACACCAATTACGGGTTATAAAAGAAAGCAGACTCATAAAAAGCCGAAGAGAAGGGAAATTCATTATTTATTTTCTGGCAGATAATCATGTAAGAGCAATTATCTCGCAGGGAATCGAACATATTGAAGAATAA
- a CDS encoding heavy metal translocating P-type ATPase, producing MNKKQKKMLVRIIVATVLMIALNFIPAKGATRFLLYLIPYIIIGYDILIKAIKGIKNGQAFDESLLMAIATIGAMALAIYEDGDYMEAIAVMLFYQIGEWFQSYAVGKSRRNISSLMDIRPDYANIEKNGKLEQVDPDEVGIGSVVVVQPGEKVPIDGTVVVGSSSLNTSALTGESLPREVSVGDEIISGCINITGVLKIKTSKEFGESTVSKILELVENASSRKSKSEDFITKFARIYTPVVVYSAIALAIIPPLVRMFGMGLGADWGTWIYRALTFLVISCPCALVISIPLSFFAGIGGASKEGVLVKGSNYLEILAQTKYVVFDKTGTLTQGVFEVNGVHHNKMEEKMLLEYAALVESASSHPISKSLQHAYGKEIDRSRVTDIQEISGNGVTAKVDGTTVAAGNAKLMKKLGIKYMECHDVGTIIHMAVNEEYAGHIIISDIVKPHSKEAIAALKAAGVEKTIILTGDSKRVADQVAGYLGLDEVYSELLPADKVSKVEELLSLKLDKAKLAFVGDGINDAPVLTRADIGIAMGAMGSDAAIEAADVVLMDDDPLKIVKAIKISRKCLRIVHQNIWFAIGIKLICLVLGAIGIANMWLAIFADVGVMIIAILNAIRALFTKKL from the coding sequence ATGAATAAGAAGCAGAAAAAGATGTTAGTAAGAATCATTGTAGCAACTGTTCTTATGATTGCATTGAATTTTATACCAGCGAAAGGTGCTACGAGATTTCTGTTATATCTAATTCCATATATTATTATTGGTTATGACATTTTGATTAAAGCTATAAAAGGAATTAAGAACGGACAAGCATTTGATGAAAGTCTTTTGATGGCGATAGCAACGATAGGGGCCATGGCGCTTGCGATATACGAGGATGGCGATTATATGGAAGCAATTGCAGTTATGTTGTTTTACCAGATTGGCGAATGGTTCCAGAGTTATGCGGTCGGTAAAAGTCGTAGAAATATCAGTAGTCTTATGGATATACGCCCAGATTATGCTAATATTGAGAAGAATGGAAAGCTAGAGCAGGTTGATCCAGATGAAGTTGGAATTGGTTCAGTTGTTGTTGTACAGCCTGGCGAGAAGGTTCCAATTGATGGAACAGTTGTAGTGGGAAGCTCTAGTCTTAACACCAGCGCGTTAACAGGTGAAAGCCTTCCTCGTGAAGTGAGTGTAGGCGATGAAATCATCAGCGGATGCATAAATATAACTGGCGTGCTTAAGATTAAGACATCCAAGGAATTTGGCGAATCCACAGTATCCAAGATTCTTGAGCTTGTGGAGAATGCAAGTTCTCGAAAGTCAAAATCAGAGGACTTTATCACAAAATTTGCAAGAATTTACACACCTGTAGTTGTATATAGCGCAATTGCACTTGCAATTATTCCACCACTTGTCCGCATGTTTGGTATGGGACTTGGCGCTGATTGGGGAACATGGATTTACCGTGCATTGACCTTCCTTGTAATCAGCTGTCCATGTGCTCTTGTAATCAGCATCCCGCTAAGCTTTTTCGCGGGTATCGGTGGAGCAAGCAAAGAAGGTGTTCTTGTAAAAGGTTCTAATTATTTGGAGATTTTAGCACAAACGAAATATGTCGTTTTCGATAAGACAGGAACTTTGACTCAGGGTGTATTTGAGGTAAATGGTGTACATCACAATAAGATGGAGGAGAAAATGCTGTTAGAGTATGCGGCTCTTGTAGAGAGTGCCTCTTCTCATCCAATTAGTAAGAGTTTACAGCATGCTTATGGTAAGGAGATTGACCGCTCAAGGGTCACAGATATTCAGGAAATCAGTGGAAATGGTGTTACCGCAAAAGTAGATGGAACTACCGTAGCAGCAGGAAATGCGAAGTTGATGAAGAAACTTGGTATTAAGTACATGGAGTGTCATGATGTAGGAACAATCATTCATATGGCTGTGAATGAAGAATACGCGGGACATATAATCATTTCAGATATTGTAAAGCCACATTCAAAAGAAGCTATTGCAGCATTAAAGGCTGCTGGAGTAGAAAAGACGATCATATTGACAGGAGATTCAAAGAGAGTTGCAGACCAGGTAGCAGGATATTTAGGACTGGATGAGGTATATAGCGAATTACTCCCTGCTGACAAAGTGTCAAAGGTTGAGGAACTTTTGTCTTTGAAGTTGGATAAAGCAAAGCTGGCATTTGTAGGTGATGGTATCAATGATGCGCCAGTATTGACAAGAGCAGATATTGGTATTGCGATGGGGGCCATGGGTTCTGATGCAGCAATTGAAGCAGCAGATGTGGTTCTTATGGATGATGATCCACTAAAGATTGTCAAAGCTATTAAGATTTCACGTAAATGCCTTAGAATTGTGCATCAGAATATATGGTTTGCGATTGGTATTAAGTTGATTTGTCTGGTACTTGGAGCGATAGGTATTGCAAATATGTGGCTTGCTATCTTTGCCGATGTGGGAGTTATGATTATTGCGATATTAAATGCAATTCGTGCGCTATTTACAAAAAAACTATAG
- a CDS encoding thioredoxin family protein has product MLKINSDEEIKNIISGNEMVIIYFSNKVCGACEVIKSKVERILESYSKVKSVNIDGEKQTEFAAMNNVFSFPLLILYINGKETIRVGRNVDLLELEKSINRYYNMLF; this is encoded by the coding sequence ATGTTAAAAATAAATAGTGATGAAGAAATTAAAAATATTATTAGTGGAAATGAAATGGTTATAATATATTTTAGTAACAAAGTCTGTGGGGCTTGTGAAGTGATTAAGAGTAAGGTTGAAAGAATATTAGAATCTTATTCTAAAGTAAAAAGTGTTAATATTGATGGAGAAAAGCAAACGGAATTTGCAGCAATGAATAACGTTTTTTCATTTCCATTATTAATACTTTATATTAATGGTAAAGAAACAATAAGGGTTGGAAGAAATGTTGATTTATTGGAATTAGAAAAAAGCATTAATAGATATTATAATATGTTGTTTTAG
- a CDS encoding TIGR03905 family TSCPD domain-containing protein: MKKIKFNPTGVCCREINFELSDDNKITDVQFIGGCPGNALGIRSLAIGIDANEIADKFANIRCGNKETSCPDQFAKALREDL, from the coding sequence ATGAAAAAAATAAAATTTAATCCAACTGGAGTTTGTTGTAGAGAAATAAATTTTGAATTAAGCGATGACAATAAAATAACAGATGTGCAGTTTATAGGTGGATGTCCAGGGAATGCGCTTGGTATTAGGAGTTTAGCAATTGGTATAGATGCTAATGAAATTGCTGATAAATTCGCAAATATACGTTGTGGTAATAAGGAAACTTCTTGTCCTGATCAATTTGCAAAGGCATTAAGAGAAGATTTATAA
- a CDS encoding MurR/RpiR family transcriptional regulator, with product MTIENMIKCCDNLTPTENQLGQYIMKNKYQIDQLSIRELAEKTFVSKSAIHRFCKKIGIDGFNELKVKLVQDIAVENKADNQIDVNFPFLPDDSQGILAQKLLELYEASIADTYNSINLLELNKAVKLLHNADIIDIYTHAHNINVAENFQDKMRAIGRMVCCPESFYDQRCTATASKKSHVAIIISYSGKATFLPSIAEILHRRGIEIIWIGRLGKSVASNYIKHNLYISDRENLRNRISQFSSHIAMQYLLDVIFSCIFKMDYEKNLDYIQEVESSVDDRNISEEK from the coding sequence ATGACTATAGAAAATATGATTAAATGCTGTGATAATCTAACACCGACTGAAAATCAGTTAGGGCAATATATAATGAAAAATAAATATCAAATTGACCAATTATCAATTCGAGAGCTCGCAGAGAAAACATTTGTGTCGAAATCTGCAATTCATCGTTTTTGCAAAAAGATTGGTATTGATGGGTTTAATGAACTTAAGGTAAAACTTGTTCAAGACATTGCAGTAGAAAATAAAGCTGATAATCAGATTGATGTGAATTTCCCATTTTTACCTGACGATAGTCAAGGAATATTAGCTCAGAAGTTACTGGAATTATATGAAGCATCAATAGCTGACACATACAATTCTATAAATTTACTGGAATTAAATAAAGCGGTTAAATTATTACATAATGCAGATATTATAGATATATATACCCATGCACACAATATTAATGTTGCAGAAAATTTTCAAGATAAAATGCGTGCAATTGGAAGAATGGTTTGCTGTCCCGAATCATTTTATGATCAGCGTTGCACTGCAACAGCATCTAAAAAAAGTCATGTGGCTATAATTATATCATATTCAGGAAAAGCAACGTTTTTACCTTCTATTGCAGAAATATTACATAGACGAGGTATTGAGATAATTTGGATAGGAAGGCTTGGGAAAAGTGTTGCATCAAATTATATAAAACACAATTTGTATATAAGCGATAGAGAAAATTTAAGAAATAGAATATCCCAATTTTCATCACATATTGCAATGCAATATTTGTTAGATGTGATTTTTAGCTGTATTTTTAAAATGGATTATGAAAAAAATCTGGATTATATTCAAGAAGTTGAAAGCAGTGTTGATGATAGAAATATTAGCGAAGAGAAATAA
- a CDS encoding helix-turn-helix domain-containing protein: MKRDNNEMPNKNMTLLDRLHFLKKNPTTTQKQLPCVTYKIMFCSGVGLLTGYPVFPGAELILNEYKGTAFDFNHDPMDQVMQINFCLEGRMGWTLHNGDCLYLGAGDISIHMMDHCATSSMALPLEYYKGFTIFLDLDEFKNHLPQALCSIGYNPIELKSKFCDAGQITVLPATTKMDTLFYLWDTVPSAYQLSYLQLKLQELLLFLNIYDLSKSKGKDPYPAAIISTIKKMHKKLTSDLKEHPTIELLSKDFLINTSTLKKAFKSIYGQPIAQYMKDYRMHHAANLLCQTTMTVGEISEMMGYESQSKFATAFKKIMQIPPVEYRTRYKMENTDLPKT; this comes from the coding sequence ATGAAGCGAGATAATAATGAAATGCCAAACAAAAACATGACTCTGTTAGACAGATTGCATTTTCTAAAAAAAAATCCAACCACTACTCAAAAACAATTACCTTGTGTAACATATAAGATAATGTTTTGTAGCGGAGTAGGTTTACTTACTGGCTATCCTGTTTTTCCAGGAGCAGAGCTTATATTGAATGAATATAAGGGAACAGCCTTTGATTTTAATCATGACCCTATGGATCAAGTTATGCAGATTAACTTTTGCCTTGAGGGACGGATGGGGTGGACTTTGCATAATGGTGATTGTCTTTACCTTGGAGCTGGTGATATTTCAATACATATGATGGATCATTGTGCCACATCTTCTATGGCCCTCCCTTTAGAATATTATAAAGGATTTACCATTTTTCTGGATTTGGATGAATTTAAAAATCATTTGCCACAAGCGTTATGTTCAATAGGATACAATCCTATTGAATTGAAATCAAAGTTTTGCGATGCCGGTCAGATTACTGTCCTGCCAGCCACTACAAAAATGGACACACTATTTTATCTTTGGGATACAGTGCCTAGCGCTTATCAATTGTCATATTTACAGCTTAAACTACAAGAATTATTGTTATTTTTAAATATATATGACTTATCAAAGTCTAAAGGTAAAGACCCATATCCAGCTGCAATCATAAGCACGATTAAGAAAATGCATAAAAAACTAACTTCCGACTTAAAAGAACATCCGACAATAGAATTGCTTTCCAAAGATTTCTTAATTAACACCTCTACGTTAAAGAAAGCATTCAAATCAATTTATGGTCAGCCGATTGCCCAGTATATGAAGGATTATCGTATGCATCATGCTGCAAATCTATTGTGCCAAACTACTATGACGGTAGGCGAAATTTCTGAGATGATGGGCTATGAAAGTCAGAGTAAGTTTGCCACCGCGTTTAAGAAAATCATGCAAATTCCTCCTGTAGAATACAGAACACGATACAAAATGGAAAATACGGATCTTCCGAAAACATGA
- a CDS encoding HD domain-containing protein has product MSGENILKTYKQLHISQEYNSFIPINVDSKYINTYVILFQAIRLSALLHDVGHPLFSHVTEFALKDVWKIINEINKENRTERQEKYID; this is encoded by the coding sequence ATGTCAGGTGAAAATATTCTTAAGACATACAAACAATTACATATATCTCAAGAATATAATAGCTTTATTCCAATAAATGTAGATAGTAAATATATAAATACATATGTAATTTTATTTCAAGCAATAAGGCTTAGTGCATTGCTACATGATGTTGGACATCCACTATTTAGTCATGTTACTGAATTTGCATTAAAGGATGTATGGAAAATAATAAATGAAATTAATAAGGAAAATAGAACTGAAAGACAAGAAAAGTATATAGATTAG
- a CDS encoding methyl-accepting chemotaxis protein, translating into MFSSIRKRLIFNFVLIAAIIILTCTSFLTHQMINGIQNQMKADGITLANNIRASIEKTGIKNIDKIQDILDGIYDYSDGQLCYIDVVSKDKTLVAGTSKNSIGQKINSNELGSVFEEKTSGNIYEWKGISAYNVGMPIKDGNSVEYSLSVGISIDSMQKAIKDTIIKSIIHAITVLILAAIAGICIGKRIARPIESLKETIEKIGEGDLTAEYKVTGKDEIGKLAAVSKETTKSIRELVRKIKVISESLSDLSKNINEGGNTVALSSEEIASSVTSVSEEGIKQTESLEDAVRLLENFSVDLDNVENELTILADIGNTIKEDTNIGADTVNKLTNTIDEMLNSFLIGKSKVDNLDKTIFQINSIVDVINGVASQTNLLALNASIEAARAGEAGKGFSVVAEEIRKLAEEVLNSSKSITQLINTVIEETEVVSSATKHATKMVEESRNEVNNVANSSKRTIEKVNEISKEINKVRLVLKGTMESRNKILNTVENIASKSQEISALSEEVTASTEEQTAITNELAITSQKIVTISSELKNDISSFNV; encoded by the coding sequence ATGTTTAGTTCTATAAGAAAAAGATTGATTTTTAACTTTGTTTTAATTGCAGCAATAATAATTTTGACTTGTACATCTTTCCTTACACATCAAATGATAAATGGAATACAAAATCAAATGAAAGCTGATGGAATTACTTTGGCAAATAATATAAGAGCGAGCATTGAGAAAACAGGAATAAAAAATATAGATAAAATACAGGATATATTAGATGGTATATACGATTATTCTGATGGGCAATTATGTTATATTGATGTAGTGTCAAAAGATAAAACCCTTGTTGCAGGAACATCAAAGAATTCTATTGGCCAAAAAATTAATTCGAATGAACTAGGAAGTGTATTTGAAGAGAAAACAAGCGGAAACATCTATGAGTGGAAAGGAATATCAGCATATAATGTAGGAATGCCTATTAAAGATGGAAATAGCGTAGAGTATAGTCTTTCGGTTGGTATTTCTATTGATAGTATGCAAAAAGCTATTAAAGATACAATTATAAAAAGTATAATCCATGCTATTACAGTTCTAATTCTAGCTGCCATTGCAGGAATATGTATAGGCAAACGAATTGCGAGGCCTATAGAAAGTCTTAAAGAGACTATTGAAAAAATAGGTGAGGGAGATTTAACTGCTGAGTATAAAGTTACAGGTAAAGATGAAATAGGAAAACTTGCAGCTGTCAGTAAAGAAACTACAAAAAGTATTAGAGAACTTGTTAGAAAAATTAAAGTGATATCAGAAAGTTTAAGTGATTTATCTAAAAATATTAATGAGGGCGGAAATACAGTAGCATTATCTAGTGAAGAGATTGCTTCTTCAGTAACAAGTGTATCTGAAGAAGGAATAAAACAAACAGAGTCTTTAGAGGATGCAGTTAGATTATTAGAGAATTTTTCGGTAGATTTAGATAATGTTGAAAATGAACTAACTATATTAGCTGATATAGGAAATACTATAAAAGAAGATACAAATATAGGAGCAGATACTGTAAATAAATTAACCAATACTATTGATGAAATGTTAAATTCATTTTTAATAGGAAAATCAAAAGTAGATAATTTAGATAAAACTATATTTCAAATTAATTCTATAGTTGATGTTATAAATGGTGTAGCTAGTCAAACTAATCTTTTGGCTTTAAATGCATCCATTGAAGCCGCAAGAGCTGGCGAGGCGGGAAAAGGATTTTCAGTAGTAGCAGAAGAAATACGAAAACTTGCAGAAGAAGTTCTAAATTCATCAAAAAGTATAACTCAATTAATAAATACGGTAATAGAAGAAACGGAAGTTGTTTCTTCTGCAACAAAGCATGCAACTAAGATGGTGGAAGAAAGTAGGAATGAGGTTAATAATGTTGCGAATTCATCTAAGAGAACTATTGAGAAAGTAAATGAGATTTCTAAAGAAATTAATAAAGTGCGTTTAGTACTTAAAGGAACAATGGAAAGCAGAAATAAGATTTTAAATACAGTTGAAAATATAGCTTCAAAATCACAAGAAATTTCAGCTCTTTCAGAAGAGGTAACAGCATCGACAGAAGAACAAACAGCTATAACAAATGAATTAGCCATAACTTCGCAAAAAATAGTTACTATATCATCTGAATTAAAAAATGATATTTCAAGTTTTAATGTATGA
- the lpdA gene encoding dihydrolipoyl dehydrogenase has product MKKFDVVILGSGPASGEVAGVFSRLNKRVCIIEKNSNMFGGVCANKGCMPTKHLVKAAEIAEIAKKAHEFGIEIPEVKINMEQITKTKDMLLTQLNSINRKFNMAEIVIGHGRFISNDKVEVSIPDGSVEVVEAEQFVIATGARPKLIPGINIDGKYICTSNELLDNNDIPKKLLVVGGGVIGLEFASIYNSFGAEVTLIEGSERILINEDVDTSAMAEDLLKNKKIKIYANTKLNKAEIIDNKVNCSLDGSYINTELFDKILISIGRKPNIEDIGLENTDVKVKDGFIKVNDYLQTSAKNIYAVGDVIPTTMLAHTAMYESTIAAANMVKSESMKYTNKNTPRVIFSNPEIASVGLTESEAKEQYKQTKIINFPMMMNGKSIINHSIEGRVKIIYNPVDGVILGANIIGSGATELIHELTLAVTNKLTIDNLKNTVHAHPTLSEVLWFAASKGSI; this is encoded by the coding sequence ATGAAAAAATTTGATGTTGTAATTTTAGGAAGTGGACCGGCAAGTGGTGAAGTAGCAGGAGTTTTTTCAAGATTAAATAAGCGTGTGTGCATTATTGAAAAAAACTCTAATATGTTTGGAGGAGTTTGTGCAAATAAAGGATGTATGCCAACTAAACATTTAGTAAAAGCAGCTGAAATTGCTGAAATAGCTAAAAAAGCTCATGAGTTTGGAATAGAAATTCCAGAAGTGAAAATAAACATGGAACAAATTACAAAAACTAAGGATATGCTTTTAACACAATTAAATTCTATTAATAGAAAATTTAATATGGCTGAAATTGTAATAGGTCATGGAAGATTTATAAGCAATGATAAAGTTGAAGTAAGTATACCTGATGGATCTGTAGAAGTAGTTGAAGCAGAGCAGTTTGTTATAGCAACAGGAGCTAGACCTAAGTTAATTCCAGGAATTAATATTGATGGAAAATATATTTGTACAAGCAATGAATTATTAGATAATAATGATATACCAAAGAAGCTATTAGTAGTTGGTGGAGGTGTAATTGGTTTAGAATTTGCCTCTATTTATAATAGCTTTGGTGCAGAAGTAACTTTAATCGAGGGATCAGAAAGAATTTTGATAAATGAAGATGTGGACACAAGTGCAATGGCAGAAGATTTACTAAAAAATAAAAAGATAAAAATTTATGCCAATACAAAATTGAATAAGGCAGAGATAATAGATAATAAAGTAAATTGTTCACTTGACGGAAGTTATATCAATACAGAATTATTTGATAAAATTCTAATAAGCATTGGAAGAAAACCTAATATAGAAGATATTGGTTTGGAAAATACTGATGTAAAAGTTAAAGATGGATTTATTAAAGTAAATGACTATTTACAAACAAGTGCTAAAAATATTTATGCAGTTGGTGATGTTATTCCTACAACTATGCTTGCTCATACGGCTATGTATGAAAGCACTATTGCTGCAGCTAATATGGTGAAATCAGAAAGTATGAAATATACTAATAAAAATACACCAAGAGTAATATTTTCAAACCCTGAAATTGCTTCTGTAGGATTAACAGAAAGTGAGGCAAAAGAACAATATAAACAAACAAAGATTATAAATTTTCCAATGATGATGAATGGTAAATCAATTATCAATCACTCAATTGAAGGAAGGGTAAAAATTATTTATAATCCTGTTGATGGAGTTATTCTCGGAGCAAACATTATAGGAAGCGGTGCTACAGAATTAATACATGAACTAACGCTTGCAGTAACTAATAAATTAACTATTGATAATTTAAAAAACACTGTACATGCTCATCCAACTTTATCTGAAGTACTTTGGTTTGCAGCTTCTAAGGGCAGCATTTAA
- a CDS encoding LysR family transcriptional regulator, with protein sequence MNQHQLLYFLEVYQLQSIKKAAKKLIITPQGISKTLLSLEKELNASLFVRTKKGLIPTNQAHMLKPHAEKILNEFSTIQEKSFFMHTQKDFLKILSTAGVLDYLGVNFIKDFQKAHTEILLNFTETTDKAATVELLNDEIELSLLSSPVDTTLFSYQALFSNYYCIIVNRKNPLAQKAALSCTDFKDQPLVLKGREQPFFNIFQENLIKNDIRPNTILETNVDSIIADIAEQNLAIGGSLDYLAFQNKRPHTVIIPLADNHTMRTVYLAQKHHTVLTPQAKAFKDFLLNWLEWNQDSLFHWNALQQ encoded by the coding sequence ATGAATCAGCACCAACTTTTATATTTTTTAGAAGTTTACCAGCTGCAAAGCATCAAAAAAGCAGCAAAAAAATTAATCATTACTCCTCAGGGCATAAGCAAAACACTACTGTCCCTAGAGAAGGAACTCAATGCGTCTCTATTCGTTCGCACAAAAAAAGGTCTGATTCCTACCAATCAGGCTCATATGCTAAAACCACATGCAGAAAAAATCTTAAATGAGTTTTCTACAATACAGGAAAAGTCTTTTTTCATGCATACTCAAAAAGATTTTCTCAAGATTCTTTCTACTGCAGGCGTCTTAGATTATTTAGGTGTTAATTTCATCAAAGATTTTCAAAAAGCCCATACGGAAATTTTGTTAAACTTTACAGAAACCACTGATAAAGCAGCCACAGTAGAACTATTGAATGATGAAATTGAACTATCACTGCTCTCCTCACCAGTCGATACCACTCTCTTTTCCTACCAGGCTTTGTTTTCTAATTATTACTGCATCATCGTAAATCGCAAAAATCCACTTGCCCAAAAAGCAGCACTTTCCTGTACTGATTTCAAAGACCAACCTTTGGTATTAAAAGGTCGTGAACAACCATTTTTTAATATTTTTCAGGAGAATTTGATAAAAAACGACATCCGACCAAATACGATATTGGAAACAAATGTTGATTCCATCATCGCCGATATAGCTGAACAAAATCTAGCTATTGGTGGTTCGCTGGATTATCTGGCATTTCAAAACAAACGCCCCCATACTGTAATCATTCCATTAGCAGATAATCATACTATGCGGACAGTTTATTTAGCACAAAAACATCATACGGTCTTAACGCCTCAGGCAAAAGCTTTTAAAGATTTTTTGCTTAATTGGCTGGAATGGAATCAGGATAGTCTTTTCCATTGGAACGCTCTGCAGCAATAA
- a CDS encoding 6-phospho-beta-glucosidase, whose amino-acid sequence MRKAIKIVTIGGGSSYTPELMEGFIKRYDEMPISEIWLVDIEEGKEKVEIIGKLAQRMWDATPYNVQVFTTLDRREALKGADFVTTQFRVGLLDARIKDERIPSLHGMLGQETNGAGGMFKAFRTIPVIREIVEDMKELCPVAWLINFTNPSGIITEAVIKHFGWKKCIGLCNVPVIAMMNEPKVIRKETSELNYQFAGLNHFHWHKVFDTEGNEVTGQLIDHINEKNGGTPANIFQAEFSLELLHSMNLLPCGYHRYYYAEREMLEHSIEEFKKGGTRAEQMKEVEASLFEIYKNPDLNKKPEEINKRGGAFYSDAACECISAIYNNKGIHMVVSTQNNGAIPCLNSDSIVEISCRISDKGAEPIAWGEMGSFEKGHLQIMKAMEECTINAALLGDYGMALQAFTINPLVQKGSEAKQVLDELLVVHEKYLPQFKEKIAELKKQGVASKDPVVIELMKNGH is encoded by the coding sequence GTGAGAAAGGCTATAAAAATAGTAACAATTGGTGGGGGCAGCAGCTATACACCAGAATTAATGGAAGGTTTTATTAAAAGATATGATGAAATGCCAATAAGTGAAATTTGGCTAGTAGATATTGAAGAGGGAAAAGAAAAAGTAGAAATAATAGGAAAACTTGCACAACGTATGTGGGATGCAACACCATATAATGTACAAGTATTCACAACCTTAGATAGGAGAGAAGCATTAAAAGGTGCAGATTTTGTAACAACACAATTTAGAGTTGGTTTACTGGATGCAAGAATTAAAGATGAAAGAATACCATCATTACATGGGATGTTAGGACAAGAAACTAATGGTGCTGGTGGAATGTTTAAAGCATTTAGAACAATTCCAGTAATAAGAGAAATTGTTGAAGACATGAAGGAATTGTGTCCAGTGGCATGGTTGATTAATTTTACTAATCCTAGTGGAATCATTACGGAAGCTGTAATTAAGCATTTCGGATGGAAAAAGTGTATTGGTTTATGTAATGTACCAGTTATAGCTATGATGAACGAACCAAAGGTTATTAGAAAAGAAACTTCAGAATTAAATTATCAATTTGCAGGATTAAATCATTTCCATTGGCATAAAGTGTTTGATACAGAAGGAAATGAAGTAACTGGACAGTTAATAGATCATATTAATGAAAAAAATGGGGGGACACCAGCTAATATTTTTCAAGCTGAATTTTCCTTAGAATTATTACATTCTATGAATTTACTGCCTTGTGGATATCATCGTTATTACTATGCAGAAAGAGAAATGCTTGAGCACAGCATAGAGGAATTCAAAAAAGGTGGAACACGTGCTGAGCAAATGAAAGAAGTGGAAGCATCTCTTTTTGAAATATATAAAAACCCAGATTTAAATAAAAAGCCTGAAGAAATTAATAAACGTGGCGGCGCATTTTATAGTGATGCGGCTTGTGAATGCATAAGTGCAATATATAATAACAAAGGAATTCATATGGTAGTAAGCACACAAAACAATGGAGCTATACCTTGTCTAAATTCAGATTCTATAGTTGAAATTTCATGTAGAATTTCTGATAAAGGAGCAGAACCAATTGCATGGGGAGAAATGGGTTCATTTGAAAAAGGACATCTTCAAATTATGAAAGCAATGGAAGAATGTACAATAAATGCTGCGTTATTAGGGGATTATGGAATGGCATTACAAGCATTTACAATAAATCCATTGGTTCAAAAGGGAAGTGAAGCAAAACAAGTACTAGATGAATTATTGGTAGTACATGAAAAATATCTTCCACAATTTAAAGAAAAGATAGCTGAGTTAAAGAAACAAGGCGTGGCATCAAAAGATCCTGTAGTAATCGAGTTAATGAAAAATGGACATTAA
- a CDS encoding cation transporter produces the protein MKKSYKIDVDCANCANKMEDAAKNTAGVKDCTVNFMTLKMNVEFKEGQEAKAVMKEVRTNCKKVEDDCEIFL, from the coding sequence ATGAAAAAGAGTTATAAGATTGATGTAGACTGTGCAAACTGTGCAAATAAAATGGAGGATGCTGCAAAAAATACAGCAGGTGTAAAAGATTGTACTGTAAACTTTATGACACTCAAAATGAATGTTGAGTTTAAAGAAGGACAGGAAGCAAAAGCTGTTATGAAAGAAGTCCGCACTAACTGTAAAAAGGTAGAAGATGACTGTGAAATCTTCCTTTAA